The proteins below are encoded in one region of Streptomyces roseirectus:
- a CDS encoding flavin monoamine oxidase family protein, translating to MTSMVPNAVEHTDAQQPPITMFGPDFPYAYDDYLAHPAGLGQIPATEHGAEVAIIGGGLSGIVAAYELMRMGLKPVVYEADQIGGRLRTVGFEGCDPSLTAEMGAMRFPPSSTALQHYIDLVGLETRPFPNPLAETTPSTVVDLKGESHYAETIDDLPQVYRDVAEAWAKCLEEGAEFSEMNRALRERDVPRIREIWARLVEQLDNQTFYGFLCASEAFRSFRHREIFGQVGFGTGGWDTDFPNSILEILRVVYTEADDHHRGIVGGSQQLPLRLWESAPEKLVHWPYGTSLKTLHAGGEPRPAVTRLHRTAGNRITVTDADGEIRTYRAAVFTAQSWMLLSKIVCDDDLFPVDHWTAIERTHYMESSKLFVPVDRPFWLDKDPVTGRDVMSMTLTDRMTRGTYLLDDGPDKPAVICLSYTWCDDSLKWLPLSANERMEVMLKSLGEIYPDVDIRRHVIGSPVTVSWENEPYFMGAFKANLPGHYRYQRRLFTHFMQDRLPADSRGLFLAGDDISWTAGWAEGAVQTALNAVWGVMHHFGGETDASNPGPGDVYDEIAPVELPED from the coding sequence ATGACGTCCATGGTGCCCAACGCGGTGGAGCACACCGACGCGCAGCAGCCGCCGATCACGATGTTCGGGCCGGACTTCCCCTACGCCTACGACGACTACCTCGCCCACCCGGCCGGGCTCGGGCAGATCCCCGCGACCGAGCACGGCGCCGAGGTCGCGATCATCGGCGGCGGCCTGTCGGGGATCGTCGCCGCGTACGAACTGATGCGGATGGGCCTCAAGCCGGTCGTGTACGAGGCCGATCAGATCGGCGGGCGGCTGCGGACGGTCGGCTTCGAGGGCTGCGACCCCTCGCTGACCGCCGAGATGGGCGCGATGCGCTTCCCGCCGTCCTCCACGGCGCTCCAGCACTACATCGACCTCGTCGGCCTTGAGACCCGCCCGTTCCCCAACCCCCTCGCGGAGACGACGCCTTCGACGGTCGTCGACCTCAAGGGCGAGTCCCACTACGCCGAGACGATCGACGACCTCCCGCAGGTGTACCGGGACGTCGCCGAGGCGTGGGCCAAGTGCCTTGAGGAAGGCGCCGAGTTCAGCGAGATGAACCGGGCGCTGCGCGAGCGGGACGTCCCCCGGATCCGGGAGATCTGGGCGCGGCTCGTCGAACAGCTCGACAACCAGACGTTCTACGGGTTCCTGTGCGCCTCCGAGGCGTTCAGGTCGTTCAGGCACCGCGAGATCTTCGGCCAGGTCGGCTTCGGCACCGGCGGCTGGGACACCGACTTCCCCAACTCGATCCTGGAGATCCTGCGCGTCGTCTACACCGAGGCCGACGACCACCACCGGGGCATCGTCGGCGGCTCGCAGCAACTCCCCCTGCGGCTCTGGGAGTCGGCGCCCGAGAAGCTGGTCCACTGGCCCTACGGGACGTCCCTCAAGACCCTGCACGCCGGCGGTGAACCCCGGCCCGCCGTCACCCGCCTGCACCGCACCGCCGGGAACCGGATCACCGTCACCGACGCGGACGGCGAGATCCGCACGTACCGGGCGGCCGTGTTCACCGCGCAGTCCTGGATGCTGCTGTCCAAGATCGTGTGCGACGACGACCTCTTCCCGGTCGACCACTGGACGGCCATCGAGCGCACCCACTACATGGAGAGCTCCAAGCTGTTCGTCCCCGTCGACCGCCCGTTCTGGCTCGACAAGGACCCGGTGACCGGGCGCGACGTCATGTCGATGACCCTCACCGACCGGATGACGCGCGGGACCTACCTCCTCGACGACGGCCCCGACAAGCCGGCGGTGATCTGCCTCTCGTACACCTGGTGCGACGACAGCCTCAAGTGGCTGCCGCTGTCGGCGAACGAGCGGATGGAGGTCATGCTGAAGTCGCTCGGCGAGATCTATCCGGACGTCGACATCAGGCGGCACGTCATCGGCAGCCCGGTGACCGTGTCCTGGGAGAACGAGCCTTATTTCATGGGCGCGTTCAAGGCCAACCTGCCCGGTCACTACCGCTACCAGCGGCGCCTGTTCACCCACTTCATGCAGGACCGGCTGCCGGCCGACAGCCGGGGGCTGTTCCTCGCCGGTGACGACATCTCCTGGACCGCCGGATGGGCCGAGGGGGCCGTGCAGACCGCGTTGAACGCCGTGTGGGGCGTCATGCACCACTTCGGCGGCGAGACCGACGCGAGCAACCCGGGTCCTGGGGACGTGTACGACGAGATCGCGCCGGTCGAACTTCCCGAAGACTGA
- a CDS encoding DUF5995 family protein: MPESQQFTSSAVDAVIARMRALESGLPARDGVAVFNRVYLAVTEEVDRRIDRGGFADPRAAAALDVRFAERYLDAVDAMVNDRRTPACWRPLFQMRRHPGVRPLQFALAGINAHIGHDLALAVVDACHELGCEPAELEDEFDQVGDLLVTLEERIREELMPGPDLLQLADPLTHLLGSWSLERARSATWSAARALWALRRFPDLTEEFGERLDAAVGFAGRMLLTPLPD, encoded by the coding sequence ATGCCGGAGTCGCAGCAGTTCACGTCGTCCGCCGTCGATGCGGTGATCGCCCGGATGCGGGCCCTGGAGTCGGGGCTGCCCGCGCGGGACGGCGTCGCGGTGTTCAACCGGGTCTATCTGGCCGTCACCGAGGAGGTGGACCGGCGGATCGACCGGGGCGGTTTCGCGGACCCGCGTGCGGCGGCGGCCCTGGACGTGCGGTTCGCCGAGCGGTACCTGGACGCCGTCGACGCGATGGTGAACGACCGCCGGACGCCCGCCTGTTGGCGCCCCCTGTTCCAGATGCGCCGCCATCCGGGCGTGCGTCCGCTGCAGTTCGCGCTGGCCGGGATCAACGCGCACATCGGGCACGACCTGGCGCTCGCCGTCGTGGACGCCTGCCACGAGCTGGGGTGTGAACCGGCCGAGCTGGAGGACGAGTTCGACCAGGTCGGCGATCTCCTCGTGACGCTGGAGGAGCGGATCCGGGAGGAGTTGATGCCGGGCCCCGACCTGCTCCAGCTCGCCGATCCGCTCACCCATCTGCTGGGTTCCTGGAGTCTGGAGCGGGCGCGGTCGGCGACCTGGTCGGCGGCGCGTGCGCTGTGGGCGCTGCGCCGGTTCCCCGATCTCACCGAGGAGTTCGGGGAACGGCTGGACGCGGCGGTCGGCTTCGCGGGGCGCATGCTGCTCACCCCGCTGCCCGACTGA
- a CDS encoding MFS transporter, translating to MGAEVQRGRYAIAAVFAVHGGVTGSFATRVPWIQDHAGLGAGQLGFALAFTAFGAACAMPLAGWITHHLGSRTALRLLLALWTLSLVLPSLATNLLTACLAMFVYGATAGMADVAMNAMGVEIEHRLGKSIMSGLHGMWSVGTLIGSGAGTLAAHLDVDARVHHGIASLVLTLLGVLVCRWVLDLRPAEEEEAPPRFTLPPRSALLIGAVGFCAVFAEGASMDWAAVYLKDRLAASAGLAAACATGFMLTMAIARLAGDAVVNRYGVVRGVRAGGVLAVAGGLLVVVAEQPAVAMAGFGLTGLGIAVVVPLCFAAAGHAGPNPSQAIAGVATITYTSGLIAPSLIGGVAHATNLTVSFGVVTALSCGLLLFAGVLRGAERVRTPEAAASRD from the coding sequence ATGGGCGCCGAGGTACAGCGGGGCCGGTACGCCATAGCGGCGGTGTTCGCCGTGCACGGCGGCGTGACGGGCTCGTTCGCGACCCGCGTCCCGTGGATCCAGGACCACGCGGGCCTCGGCGCGGGACAGCTCGGCTTCGCGCTGGCGTTCACCGCGTTCGGCGCGGCCTGCGCGATGCCGCTGGCGGGCTGGATCACCCACCACCTGGGCAGCCGCACGGCGCTGCGCCTGCTGCTCGCCCTGTGGACCCTCTCCCTGGTCCTCCCCTCCCTCGCCACGAACCTCCTGACCGCGTGCCTCGCGATGTTCGTGTACGGCGCGACGGCGGGCATGGCGGACGTCGCGATGAACGCGATGGGCGTCGAGATCGAGCACCGCCTCGGCAAGTCGATCATGTCGGGCCTGCACGGCATGTGGAGCGTGGGCACCCTGATCGGCTCGGGCGCCGGCACCCTGGCCGCCCACCTGGACGTGGACGCGCGCGTGCACCACGGCATCGCGTCGCTGGTCCTGACCCTCCTCGGCGTGCTCGTCTGCCGCTGGGTCCTGGACCTGCGTCCGGCCGAGGAAGAGGAGGCGCCCCCGCGTTTCACGCTGCCGCCCCGCTCGGCCCTGCTGATCGGCGCCGTCGGCTTCTGCGCGGTGTTCGCGGAGGGCGCCAGCATGGACTGGGCGGCGGTGTACCTGAAGGACCGCCTCGCGGCGTCGGCGGGGCTCGCGGCGGCCTGCGCGACCGGCTTCATGCTGACGATGGCGATCGCGAGGCTGGCCGGGGACGCCGTCGTCAACCGGTACGGCGTCGTGCGCGGCGTCCGCGCGGGCGGCGTGCTGGCGGTCGCGGGCGGCCTCCTCGTCGTCGTCGCGGAGCAACCGGCCGTCGCGATGGCCGGGTTCGGGCTGACGGGGCTCGGGATCGCCGTCGTCGTCCCGCTGTGCTTCGCGGCGGCCGGGCACGCGGGGCCGAACCCGAGCCAGGCGATCGCGGGCGTCGCGACGATCACCTACACGTCCGGGCTGATCGCGCCGAGCCTGATCGGCGGGGTGGCCCACGCGACAAACCTGACCGTGTCGTTCGGGGTGGTGACGGCCCTGTCGTGCGGGCTGCTGCTGTTCGCGGGGGTGCTGCGGGGCGCGGAGCGGGTGCGGACGCCGGAGGCGGCGGCGTCCCGCGACTGA
- a CDS encoding SDR family oxidoreductase produces MATILVTGGTGTLGRPVVGLLRADGHEVRVLSRRGPEHAVDLSVGGPALGAALTGVDTVVHCASSPRGGDETAARHLFDAARAAGVGHVVYISIVGVDRVPYGYYRSKLAVERMLEDSGLGWTVLRATQFHELVAQFMATLAKSPLMPVLSGVRDQPVEVTEVAARLAELASGEPSGRVADMGGPEVRTFESLARAYLRARGKRRLLVPVRLGGAAYRAFRAGGHLAPEHAVGKGTFESYLRTRQP; encoded by the coding sequence ATGGCGACGATTCTGGTGACCGGAGGGACGGGGACGCTCGGGCGGCCCGTCGTCGGGCTGCTGCGCGCGGACGGGCACGAGGTGCGGGTGCTCAGCCGGCGCGGGCCTGAGCACGCCGTCGATCTGTCCGTCGGGGGGCCCGCGCTGGGCGCCGCGCTGACGGGCGTCGACACCGTCGTGCACTGCGCGAGTTCGCCGCGCGGGGGTGACGAGACGGCGGCCCGGCATCTGTTCGACGCGGCGCGGGCGGCGGGGGTCGGGCACGTCGTCTACATCTCGATCGTGGGGGTGGACCGGGTGCCCTACGGCTACTACCGGTCCAAGCTCGCCGTCGAACGCATGCTGGAGGACTCGGGGTTGGGCTGGACGGTCCTGCGGGCCACCCAATTCCACGAACTGGTCGCGCAGTTCATGGCGACGCTGGCCAAGTCGCCCCTGATGCCGGTCCTCTCCGGCGTCCGTGACCAGCCCGTCGAGGTCACCGAAGTCGCCGCGCGCCTCGCCGAGTTGGCCTCGGGCGAGCCTTCGGGCCGGGTCGCCGACATGGGCGGCCCCGAGGTGCGGACGTTCGAGTCGCTGGCCCGCGCGTACCTGCGGGCGCGGGGCAAGCGGCGTCTCCTGGTCCCGGTCCGCCTGGGGGGCGCCGCCTACCGGGCGTTCCGCGCAGGGGGCCACCTGGCTCCCGAACACGCAGTAGGGAAGGGCACGTTCGAGTCCTACCTACGCACCCGCCAGCCCTAA
- a CDS encoding RNA polymerase sigma-70 factor produces the protein MTTALAEEFETHRPRLFGLAYRMLGSAEEAEDTVQDVYLRFAGADRAAIGNVGAWLAKVATNLCLNRLTSARARRERYVGTWLPEPVVTSGGALGPLETAEQRDAVSLALLVLLERLTPTERAVYVLREAFAYGHAEIAGVLDLTEANCRQLYRRAERRIAEERARFEPDAGQRASLVASFLAAAQDGDLAGLEKLLAADVTWWGDGGGKASSAVRPVLGRAKVARFTAGIFRHHLAGMTFTVAELNGAPAVLIWDGALLIGTADVVCRDGVVTEVRAVLNPEKLGFVRRQLAD, from the coding sequence ATGACGACCGCGCTCGCCGAGGAGTTCGAGACCCACCGCCCCCGCCTGTTCGGGCTGGCCTACCGGATGCTGGGGTCCGCCGAGGAGGCGGAGGACACCGTCCAGGACGTCTACCTGCGGTTCGCCGGCGCGGACCGGGCGGCCATCGGGAACGTCGGCGCGTGGCTGGCGAAGGTCGCGACGAACCTGTGCCTCAACCGGCTGACCTCGGCGCGGGCGCGCCGGGAGCGGTACGTCGGGACGTGGCTGCCGGAGCCGGTCGTCACGTCCGGGGGCGCGCTCGGGCCCCTGGAGACGGCCGAACAGCGCGACGCGGTCTCGCTCGCGCTCCTCGTCCTGCTGGAGCGGCTGACACCGACCGAGCGCGCGGTGTACGTACTGCGCGAGGCGTTCGCCTACGGGCACGCGGAGATCGCGGGGGTGCTCGATCTGACGGAGGCCAACTGCCGTCAGCTGTACCGGCGGGCGGAGCGGCGGATCGCCGAGGAGCGGGCGCGGTTCGAGCCGGACGCCGGGCAGCGGGCCTCGTTGGTGGCCTCCTTCCTCGCGGCCGCGCAGGACGGTGACCTCGCGGGGCTCGAAAAGCTCCTCGCCGCCGATGTCACCTGGTGGGGCGACGGGGGCGGCAAGGCGTCGTCGGCGGTGCGGCCGGTCCTCGGGCGGGCGAAGGTGGCCCGTTTCACGGCGGGGATCTTCCGGCATCACCTCGCCGGCATGACGTTCACCGTCGCCGAACTCAACGGCGCACCGGCGGTGTTGATCTGGGACGGCGCCCTCCTCATCGGCACGGCGGACGTCGTGTGCCGGGACGGGGTCGTCACGGAGGTGCGGGCCGTGTTGAACCCCGAGAAGCTGGGGTTCGTGCGGCGGCAACTCGCGGACTGA
- a CDS encoding riboflavin synthase → MFTGIVEELGEITAVENLGDASRFRLRGPVVTDGAKHGDSIAVNGVCLTVVEHEGDEFTADVMAETLDRSSLGALAVGSRVNLERPMAVGARLGGHIVQGHVDGTGQVLARTPSEHWEIVKVSLPADLARYVVEKGSITVDGISLTVVEAAADYFTVSLIPTTLALTTLGLKQPGDPVNLEVDVVAKYVERLMGDRVPGAAQ, encoded by the coding sequence GTGTTCACCGGAATCGTTGAAGAACTGGGTGAGATCACGGCCGTCGAGAACCTCGGCGACGCCTCCCGGTTCCGGCTGCGCGGCCCCGTCGTCACCGACGGCGCGAAGCACGGCGACTCCATCGCCGTGAACGGGGTCTGTCTCACGGTCGTAGAACACGAGGGTGACGAGTTCACCGCCGACGTCATGGCCGAGACCCTGGACCGCTCCAGCCTCGGCGCCCTCGCCGTCGGCTCCCGCGTCAACCTGGAACGCCCGATGGCCGTCGGCGCGCGGCTCGGCGGGCACATCGTGCAGGGGCACGTGGACGGCACCGGCCAGGTCCTCGCCCGGACGCCGTCCGAGCACTGGGAGATCGTCAAGGTCTCCCTGCCGGCCGACCTCGCGCGGTACGTCGTCGAGAAGGGCTCGATCACCGTCGACGGCATCAGCCTCACGGTCGTCGAAGCCGCCGCCGACTATTTCACCGTCAGCCTCATTCCGACGACCCTCGCGCTGACCACGCTCGGCCTCAAGCAGCCCGGTGACCCGGTCAACCTGGAGGTCGACGTCGTCGCGAAGTACGTCGAGCGCCTGATGGGCGACCGGGTTCCCGGAGCGGCCCAGTGA
- a CDS encoding nicotinamide mononucleotide transporter family protein, producing the protein MNWLNSEAFVLFDQHILWSDMIGNVLGLVGLALGWRRHLLTWPVQFASGLILFGAFYGHLAGSAGKQVIVMLVAVYGWWQWSRNRGRDGITPRFATWQERGAMIAAGAAGTVAVALLFKAYPSLSWDPWPDAYIFVGTLVAMYAQAKGMVEFWFAWLLVDAVGVPLNFANGYAFSGFVYVIYGALVLWGMRDWWLRSRRTVLEGAPA; encoded by the coding sequence GTGAACTGGCTGAACTCCGAGGCGTTCGTGCTGTTCGACCAGCACATCCTGTGGTCGGACATGATCGGCAACGTCCTCGGCCTCGTCGGGCTCGCCCTCGGCTGGCGCCGCCACCTGCTGACCTGGCCCGTCCAGTTCGCCTCCGGGCTGATCCTGTTCGGCGCGTTCTACGGGCATCTCGCGGGCAGCGCCGGCAAGCAGGTCATCGTCATGCTGGTCGCGGTGTACGGCTGGTGGCAGTGGAGCCGCAACCGGGGCCGGGACGGCATCACCCCCCGCTTCGCCACCTGGCAGGAACGCGGCGCGATGATCGCGGCGGGCGCCGCCGGCACCGTCGCCGTCGCCCTGCTCTTCAAGGCGTACCCCAGCCTGTCCTGGGACCCCTGGCCCGACGCGTACATCTTCGTCGGCACGCTCGTCGCGATGTACGCGCAGGCCAAGGGCATGGTCGAGTTCTGGTTCGCCTGGCTCCTCGTCGACGCCGTCGGCGTCCCCCTCAACTTCGCCAACGGCTACGCCTTCTCCGGCTTCGTCTACGTCATCTACGGCGCGCTCGTCCTGTGGGGCATGCGCGACTGGTGGCTGCGCTCACGCCGGACCGTCCTGGAAGGGGCCCCCGCATGA
- a CDS encoding bifunctional 3,4-dihydroxy-2-butanone-4-phosphate synthase/GTP cyclohydrolase II produces MSTATVLYDAHDTDADLTLDPVEQAIADIAAGRPVVVVDDEDRENEGDLVVAAEKVTPEIIAFMMSECRGLVCVPMESAELDRLALPQMVDDNTESMKTAFTVSVDASGAHGVTTGISAADRATTIRLLADPAATAGDFVRPGHVFPLRARAGGVLVRDGHTEAAVDLARLAGLRPAGTIVEIAGEDGTMLRLPELVPFARKHGLTIISIADLITYRRTREPAGGEDLTTDAAPRTLVHCEARTPLPTAHGPFTAYGYRAGDGVEHVALVHGEIGDGTDVVVRLHSECLTGDVFGSARCDCGPQLDAALERIQREGRGVVVYLRGHEGRGIGLLSKLRAYELQEQGHDTLDANLELGLPADARDYGVGARILADLGVRSVRLLTNNPEKTAALARHGLTVTAREPMPVTAGEHNIRYLRAKRDRMGHDLPWLDAASGDQ; encoded by the coding sequence ATGAGCACGGCAACCGTCCTGTACGACGCCCACGACACCGACGCCGACCTGACCCTCGACCCCGTCGAGCAGGCCATCGCCGACATCGCCGCCGGGCGCCCGGTCGTGGTCGTCGACGACGAGGACCGCGAGAACGAGGGCGACCTCGTCGTCGCCGCCGAGAAGGTCACCCCCGAGATCATCGCGTTCATGATGAGCGAGTGCCGGGGTTTGGTCTGCGTCCCCATGGAGAGCGCCGAACTGGACCGGCTCGCCCTGCCGCAGATGGTCGACGACAACACCGAGTCGATGAAGACCGCGTTCACCGTCTCCGTCGACGCGTCCGGCGCCCACGGCGTCACCACCGGCATCTCGGCGGCCGACCGCGCGACCACGATCCGCCTCCTCGCCGACCCCGCCGCCACCGCCGGCGACTTCGTCCGCCCCGGCCACGTCTTCCCCCTGCGCGCCCGCGCCGGCGGCGTCCTCGTCCGCGACGGCCACACCGAGGCCGCCGTCGACCTCGCCCGCCTCGCGGGCCTGCGCCCGGCCGGCACGATCGTCGAGATCGCCGGCGAGGACGGCACGATGCTCCGCCTCCCCGAACTGGTCCCCTTCGCCCGCAAACACGGCCTGACGATCATCTCCATCGCGGACCTGATCACCTACCGCCGCACCAGGGAACCCGCCGGGGGCGAGGACCTGACCACGGATGCCGCCCCCCGCACCCTCGTCCACTGCGAGGCCCGCACCCCCCTGCCCACCGCGCACGGCCCCTTCACCGCCTACGGCTACCGCGCCGGCGACGGCGTCGAGCACGTCGCGCTCGTCCACGGGGAGATCGGCGACGGGACGGACGTCGTCGTGCGGCTGCACTCCGAGTGCCTGACCGGGGACGTCTTCGGATCGGCGCGCTGCGACTGCGGGCCCCAGCTGGACGCCGCGCTGGAGCGGATCCAGCGGGAGGGCCGGGGAGTCGTCGTGTACCTGCGCGGACACGAGGGCCGCGGGATCGGACTGCTGTCCAAACTGCGGGCGTACGAGCTCCAGGAGCAGGGCCACGACACCCTGGACGCCAACCTGGAGCTGGGGCTGCCCGCCGACGCCCGGGACTACGGGGTGGGCGCGCGCATCCTCGCCGACCTGGGCGTGCGCAGCGTCCGCCTGCTGACCAACAACCCCGAGAAGACCGCCGCGCTCGCCCGGCACGGCCTGACGGTGACGGCACGCGAGCCGATGCCCGTCACGGCAGGCGAGCACAACATCCGCTACCTGCGCGCCAAGCGGGACCGGATGGGACACGACCTGCCCTGGCTCGACGCGGCCAGTGGCGACCAGTGA
- the ribH gene encoding 6,7-dimethyl-8-ribityllumazine synthase: MSGKGAPELSVRNVGDLRVAVIAAQWHEKVMDGLVDGALRALRDLGIDEPTLLRVPGTWELPVAAKVLTGRGYDAIVALGVVVRGGTPHFEYVCQGVTQGLTQVSVETGVPVGFGVLTCDTEEQALDRAGLPGSNEDKGHEAVTAAVATAATLRSVSEPWH, encoded by the coding sequence GTGAGCGGCAAGGGCGCACCGGAACTGTCCGTACGCAATGTGGGTGACCTCCGGGTCGCCGTCATCGCGGCCCAGTGGCACGAGAAGGTGATGGACGGCCTGGTGGACGGCGCCCTGCGCGCCCTGCGCGACCTGGGCATCGACGAGCCGACCCTCCTGCGGGTCCCCGGCACCTGGGAACTCCCGGTCGCCGCGAAGGTCCTCACCGGCCGCGGGTACGACGCGATCGTCGCCCTCGGCGTCGTCGTCCGGGGCGGCACCCCCCACTTCGAGTACGTCTGCCAGGGCGTCACCCAGGGCCTCACCCAGGTCTCGGTGGAGACCGGCGTCCCCGTCGGCTTCGGCGTCCTCACCTGCGACACCGAGGAACAGGCCCTGGACCGCGCGGGGCTGCCCGGCTCGAACGAGGACAAGGGCCACGAGGCGGTGACGGCGGCGGTGGCGACGGCGGCCACCCTGCGTTCAGTATCCGAACCTTGGCACTGA
- a CDS encoding phosphoribosyl-ATP diphosphatase has product MSKKTFEELFTELQQKAATGDPTTSRTAELVGKGVHAIGKKVVEEAAEVWMAAEYEGKEAAAEEISQLLYHVQVMMVARGISLDDVYAHL; this is encoded by the coding sequence ATGTCCAAGAAGACGTTCGAGGAGCTGTTCACCGAGCTCCAGCAGAAGGCCGCCACCGGCGACCCCACCACCTCCCGCACCGCCGAACTCGTCGGCAAGGGCGTCCACGCCATCGGCAAGAAGGTCGTCGAAGAGGCCGCCGAGGTCTGGATGGCCGCCGAGTACGAGGGCAAGGAGGCCGCGGCGGAGGAGATCTCGCAGCTCCTCTACCACGTCCAGGTGATGATGGTCGCCCGCGGGATCTCGCTGGACGACGTCTACGCCCACCTGTGA
- the hisG gene encoding ATP phosphoribosyltransferase, producing the protein MLRIAVPNKGSLSGPAADMLHEAGYQQRRESKELRVVDPVNEVELFYLRPRDIAIYVSSGRLDIGLTGEDLLVDSGASAEVILPLGFARSTFRFAAKPGTATSIADLAGKTVATSYEGIVAKYFADHGIDASVVHLDGAVETAIELGVAEVIADVVETGTSLRNAGLEVFGEPIMKSEAVVIRRTGADTEDPKVQQFLRRLQGVLVARTYVMMDYDCRVEQLEKAVALTPGLESPTVSPLHNEGWVAVRAMVPAKEAQRIMDDLYDLGARAILTTAIHACRL; encoded by the coding sequence ATGCTGCGCATCGCCGTCCCCAACAAGGGTTCCCTCTCCGGCCCTGCGGCGGACATGCTGCATGAGGCCGGCTACCAGCAGCGCCGCGAGTCCAAGGAACTGCGGGTCGTCGACCCCGTCAACGAGGTGGAGCTGTTCTACCTCCGCCCCCGCGACATCGCGATCTACGTCTCCTCCGGCCGCCTCGACATCGGCCTGACCGGCGAGGACCTGCTCGTCGACTCGGGCGCGAGCGCGGAGGTCATCCTCCCGCTGGGCTTCGCCCGCTCCACGTTCCGCTTCGCCGCCAAGCCCGGCACCGCCACGAGCATCGCCGACCTCGCCGGCAAGACGGTCGCCACCTCCTACGAGGGCATCGTCGCCAAGTACTTCGCCGACCACGGCATCGACGCCTCCGTCGTCCACCTCGACGGCGCCGTCGAGACGGCCATCGAGCTGGGCGTCGCCGAGGTCATCGCCGACGTCGTCGAGACCGGAACCTCCCTGCGCAACGCGGGACTCGAGGTGTTCGGCGAGCCGATCATGAAGTCCGAGGCCGTCGTCATCCGGCGCACGGGCGCGGACACCGAGGACCCCAAGGTGCAGCAGTTCCTGCGCCGCCTCCAGGGCGTCCTGGTCGCCCGGACGTACGTGATGATGGACTACGACTGCCGTGTCGAGCAGTTGGAGAAGGCCGTCGCCCTCACGCCCGGTCTGGAGTCGCCGACCGTCTCCCCGCTGCACAACGAGGGCTGGGTCGCCGTCCGCGCGATGGTCCCCGCCAAGGAGGCGCAGCGGATCATGGACGACCTGTACGACCTCGGCGCGCGCGCGATCCTGACGACGGCCATCCACGCCTGCCGGCTCTGA
- a CDS encoding PH domain-containing protein, producing the protein MPELPVTFRPGRTRAVLLGAGVMIFVTITAIALLLERLGPGERLSFVVTGGLICWVLAMLARVRVIADEDGVTVVNIASRRRLEWAEILQVNLRPGDPWVFLNLSDGTSLPALGIQPGIDKKQAITDAQALRALTEARSIGDPETA; encoded by the coding sequence ATGCCTGAACTTCCCGTCACGTTCCGTCCCGGCCGTACCCGCGCGGTACTGCTCGGGGCCGGAGTGATGATCTTCGTCACCATCACCGCCATCGCCCTGCTGCTCGAACGGCTCGGCCCGGGGGAGCGGCTGAGTTTCGTCGTCACCGGCGGCCTGATCTGCTGGGTGCTGGCGATGCTCGCCCGCGTCCGGGTGATCGCCGACGAGGACGGTGTCACCGTCGTGAACATCGCGAGCCGACGGCGCCTGGAGTGGGCCGAGATCCTTCAGGTCAACCTGCGTCCGGGCGATCCCTGGGTGTTCCTGAACCTCAGCGACGGCACCAGCCTGCCCGCGCTCGGCATCCAGCCGGGCATCGACAAGAAGCAGGCCATCACCGACGCCCAGGCCCTGCGCGCACTGACCGAGGCACGCTCGATCGGCGACCCCGAGACGGCCTAG